ACCCCATTAGTAATTTTCACCAACTCGCACCCGAACTGTACCCGACTGCAACCGGTTGCTGGCGAGATACCGACCGACTACCGACCACGTACCGACTGGACTAGGTTGCTTGCAGCCCGTCCGACGCGAAGATTTCGGGGTCCGCGAAAGAAGGGATTTCTGCGAGTAACCACCGCATTTGGTCGACGGGTTCGTGTTCCAGTGCCAGAAAACGCCTCCCTACCGGCCTGTAGAGGGCTTCTACCCGCAAATCAGGAGGCTCTCTACTCGACCGGTGTGCTGGCCACCGGACAGGTGCCCGCTGCGTCGCCCGGAGTCGGGCTGGCCCCCTCTCCAGGTCGAGGTCCTGCTATCGTCCACCTCAGAGCACTCCCAGGGCCGGGAGTCTCCCATCGCGATCTTGCCCCACGGGACCCTCGTTCCGTCAGGTTACTTTCGCCGGTCGTGCGCCGGCTAACTCCCGGCGGTCCCCGACATACCGCTGCATAACAAAGGGTAGCGCTATGCTCTCAGCGCCCACATGCCAACCGAGTCGGATGCCGGCGTCGAGACACTCCTCGTCGGCGTCGATGCAGCCTGTCCTCGAATTCTGGACGAGCTCTTCGAGAAGGGGGTGACACCGAACCTCGAATCCTTCTTCGACGCGGCCGCGAGCGGACCGCTCGCCTCGCAGCTCCCGCCCTGGACTCCCAGTGCCTGGCCCTCGATATACACCGGCGTGAACCCGGGTAAGCACGGCGTGTTCGGCTTCCTGCGCTTCCGGGGCTACGACTGGGACGTGGTCGACTACGGGGACGTCCGCGAGTTCTCCCTCTGGGAACTGCTCGGCCAGCAGGGCAAACAGAGCGTCGTCGTCAACGTCCCGGTCACCGGGCCACCGCGCTCGTTCCCCGGCGCACTCGTGCCGGGGTACGTCGCCCCCGAAGAACCGACCTGTCACCCCGACGGGCTGTTCGACGAGCTCCGCGAGGTCGTGCCGGAGTACCGGGTCTACCCACCAGACGCCGACCGTCGGGACGAACAGCTCCAGCACTACCGGGACTGCGTCTCGTCCCGCGTCGAGGCGTTCGACTACCTCGTCGACCGGTTCGCACCCGACTTCGGCTTCGTCCAGTTCCAGGTATGCGACACCGTCTTCCACGAGTATCCCGGGGACTGGAACGCCGTCGAATCGGTGTACGAGGCCGTCGACGAGGCCTTCGGTCATCTCCTCGACGAACACGACCCCGAGACCGTCGTCGTCGCCAGTGACCACGGCATCGGGGAGTACGGGGGCTACGAGTTCCGCGTGAACGAGTACCTCGCCGACCGGGGCTACATCGAGACGACCCGGGACGGGTCCGGGATGCCCTCCTGGGCGAGCATCGCCCGCGAACAGTTCCACGACGGCGACGAGCAGGGAGGGCACCTGACCAACGCCGTCGAGCAAGCGACCCAGCGGGCGGTCGCGACCGCCGCACGTGCCGGCGTCACGGCCGACCGCGTCTACCGGTATCTCGACCGGGTCGGCCTCGCCGAACCCGTCGCTGAGCGGCTCGGTCCCGACATCGTACGAGCGGGCACCCGTCGGGTCGACTTCGGCGAGTCGATGGCGTTCATGCGCGACCGAATCGAACTCGGCGTCCGCCTGAACGTCATCGGCCGAGAACCCGACGGCGTCGTTTCCCCCGACGACTACGACTCGGTCCGTACCGAGCTCGTCGACGCGCTGGAACGGGCGCAGACTCCAGACGGGGAGCGGGTGTTCGAACGGGTGTTGCCCCGCGAGGCTGTTTTCCACGGTCCGTACGTCGAGGAGGCGCCCGATCTGATCGTCGTCCCGGCCGGGTTCGACCAGTTCCTCTCCGCCTCCCTCCGGGGCGACCAGTTCGCACCACCGAGCGAATCCTGGAACCACAAACCGACCGGCTCGGTCGCCATCGTCGGTCCGAACATCGACCAGCAGCAGTCGGTTCGGGACGCCGGGCTGCTCGACATTGCACCGACCATCTGTTCCTCGGTCGGTGTGCCAGTCCCCGACCGGATGGACGGCGAGGCACTCGACGTCGTCCCGACGCCACCCCGTGAACAGTACCCGCCGTACCCCCACGGTGGCGGCGGCGAGGCGACGCGACGGCATCCAGCCGGTGCGACCGACTACGAACCAATCGAGGAGATAGAATGAGCTACGACTGCGAGGAGCTCGACCCGGCGGACCGAGACCAGTGGAACGAACTCGTCGAAACTGCCCCACAGGGGACGCCATTCCACCTCTTCGAGAGCCTGGAGGTGTTCGCCCGCGACTCCAGCACGGAGCTCCACCCCCTCCTGGTCCGGAAAGGACAGGAGCCGATCGGTCTGTTCCCCGTCTTCGAGCGCCGGGTCGGTCCCATCCCCGTCGCGTTCTCACCGCCACCGAACCTGAAGATCGAGTACATGGGGCCGGTGCTCGTCGAGCGACAGCGGCTGAAGCCGCGCCGCCGCGAGAAGCGACTCGCACGGCTGATCGATACCAGCCTGGACTGGGTCAACGCCGAGATCGATCCCCGGTTCGTCCACGCCAGAACCGGAGCCCGGTTCGACGACCCCCGACCGTTCATCTGGCGGGACTGGGAGGTCGTCCCGAGACACACCTACGTCGTCGACCTCACCCGGGATCTCGACGACCTGTTCATGGCCTTCAGCGCGGACGCGAGGTCGAACGTCCGCCAGGCCGAAGAGTACGATGTGGTGGTCAAAGAAGGCGAGCGCGAACACATCGAGCCGATCATCGACCTCGTCCGACGGCGGCACGAAGAGCAGGACGTGACGTACCCGCTTGGAGCCGCCACCGTGGAGTCCCTGTACGACTCACTTCCCGACGATGTGTTACGGCCGTACGTCTGTGAGTTCGAGGGCTCGTTGGTCGGTGGGCAGCTGTCGCTCGAACTCGGCGAGGACCACTTCGTCTGGACCGGCACCAGCGAACGCGACATCCCCATCGACCCCAACGACCTGATGGACTGGCACGCGATCCAGCAGGCGGCCGAACAGGGACTGAAGCGGTACGATTTCGTCGGCGCGAACAACGAGCGGATCACCGGCTACAAGGCGAAGTTCGCCCCCGAACTCGAGCGGTACTACCGACTCGAACGGTCCACCTTGCCGACGCGGACCGCCGCCAGGGCGTACCAGCGCATCTCCTGAACACCCACTCCAGTTGGAGTCCGTTCCCCACCCCAGCCCAGTTGCAGTCCGTTCAGGCCCAGCAGCGGATGATGACCAGCCCGTTGTGTGCCGCTACGACAGTCGCTGTTACCGTCGGGATGCCGTACCCCACGAACCGTACCACACGGGGTGGTCGACCCAGACGGGTCCAGAGCAGTACCCCCGTTTCTGTGACGACCGTCACCAGCAGCACACTGGCGAACGAGAACCAGACCAACGCCGGGAACATCCCGACGGCCTCGAACCCCGCACGCATGACCGGGTTCAACTCCTCGGTGCGCTCGAAGAGCGAGAGACCGACGAGCGTCGTTCCGGCGTCGAGTGACTTTGCGACCGTCACCGATGCGATCCCGAAGCCAGCAGTCGGTCGTCGTATCTCATGCGCGGAGATCCCAGTTGCCATTCGACCGTCCGGATGCGAGCAGCCCCCTTCGTTAGCTGGAGAGTTCAGATAGTATCGGCTTACTGAACGTGAGCGACACTCCGGTTCCCCTTCGTTTTCCAGTGGACGTGTGAGCGTCTGCTGGCCGTGGATAAGTGCACTCTTCCAGCCATGTAGAAGGTCTGTAACAAAGAACCCCGACTGTGTGCACTCCACCGTATGTCGCACAGCCCAGAGACCGACAGTTCGGATCGCCACGAGTTAGGCGGCTGTCCACACTGTGGGACGCGACTAGCACGGGGGGATGTGTTGATCAGCTACACCGGGGGAGACCAACAGCGCCACTGGGTCGACTGTCCGAACTGTCGCGAGGTAGTGCACCCGCAGGGAGTGCGGGAGTGAATCGGAGGCGCTCCACAGGGCCAGCTGCGGCGTCGACGGGACGAATCGTGCGCCCGATTCCGGGGGACACTGAACACCGTGTCCAGTGAGGAACCGCGACGACTCGTGTCCGCCTCGCAGCTCGATGTGACGACGTACCCCAGCTCTCGCCAGACACCCGACATCGTCGACCTGTCGACGAGCAGCT
The DNA window shown above is from Haloarchaeobius litoreus and carries:
- a CDS encoding alkaline phosphatase family protein translates to MPTESDAGVETLLVGVDAACPRILDELFEKGVTPNLESFFDAAASGPLASQLPPWTPSAWPSIYTGVNPGKHGVFGFLRFRGYDWDVVDYGDVREFSLWELLGQQGKQSVVVNVPVTGPPRSFPGALVPGYVAPEEPTCHPDGLFDELREVVPEYRVYPPDADRRDEQLQHYRDCVSSRVEAFDYLVDRFAPDFGFVQFQVCDTVFHEYPGDWNAVESVYEAVDEAFGHLLDEHDPETVVVASDHGIGEYGGYEFRVNEYLADRGYIETTRDGSGMPSWASIAREQFHDGDEQGGHLTNAVEQATQRAVATAARAGVTADRVYRYLDRVGLAEPVAERLGPDIVRAGTRRVDFGESMAFMRDRIELGVRLNVIGREPDGVVSPDDYDSVRTELVDALERAQTPDGERVFERVLPREAVFHGPYVEEAPDLIVVPAGFDQFLSASLRGDQFAPPSESWNHKPTGSVAIVGPNIDQQQSVRDAGLLDIAPTICSSVGVPVPDRMDGEALDVVPTPPREQYPPYPHGGGGEATRRHPAGATDYEPIEEIE
- a CDS encoding lipid II:glycine glycyltransferase FemX — protein: MSYDCEELDPADRDQWNELVETAPQGTPFHLFESLEVFARDSSTELHPLLVRKGQEPIGLFPVFERRVGPIPVAFSPPPNLKIEYMGPVLVERQRLKPRRREKRLARLIDTSLDWVNAEIDPRFVHARTGARFDDPRPFIWRDWEVVPRHTYVVDLTRDLDDLFMAFSADARSNVRQAEEYDVVVKEGEREHIEPIIDLVRRRHEEQDVTYPLGAATVESLYDSLPDDVLRPYVCEFEGSLVGGQLSLELGEDHFVWTGTSERDIPIDPNDLMDWHAIQQAAEQGLKRYDFVGANNERITGYKAKFAPELERYYRLERSTLPTRTAARAYQRIS
- a CDS encoding DUF7837 family putative zinc-binding protein yields the protein MSHSPETDSSDRHELGGCPHCGTRLARGDVLISYTGGDQQRHWVDCPNCREVVHPQGVRE